A single genomic interval of Chitinophaga sp. 180180018-3 harbors:
- a CDS encoding glycoside hydrolase family 16 protein codes for MKTNLVAYLCAIAILTACCKAPSLTGERNQQYIQKNGAANKPWKLVWEDNFNGSSLDTSKWTRIPPGTSAWNTHMSSNDACYRLDNGLLYLRGIINPDTTVDKRPFITGGIWSKGKFAFQYGRIEIRAKLECARGAWPAMWMLAEHNKYGEYPRNGEIDIMEHLNYDSIIYQTTHSYYTLNLKQTNNPPHSGTAKLNPTDFNTFGISWYPDKIVFQVNGQDTFTYPRVEGVDPSQWPYDQPFYILIDQQLGGDWVGKVAPATLPVQMIVDWVKVYQ; via the coding sequence ATGAAAACAAACCTGGTTGCATACCTATGCGCTATTGCCATTTTAACTGCATGCTGTAAGGCTCCATCCCTTACTGGTGAAAGAAATCAGCAGTACATTCAAAAAAACGGGGCTGCCAATAAGCCCTGGAAGCTTGTATGGGAAGATAATTTCAACGGATCTTCCCTGGATACTTCCAAATGGACGCGCATTCCGCCCGGCACTTCCGCGTGGAATACGCATATGAGCAGCAACGATGCCTGCTATCGTCTTGATAATGGCCTGCTCTATCTCCGGGGCATCATAAACCCGGATACGACGGTCGATAAGCGCCCTTTTATCACGGGTGGCATCTGGAGTAAAGGCAAATTCGCCTTTCAGTACGGCCGTATAGAAATACGCGCCAAACTTGAATGTGCCCGTGGAGCCTGGCCTGCCATGTGGATGCTGGCCGAGCATAATAAATACGGCGAGTATCCGCGGAACGGGGAAATAGATATCATGGAACATCTGAATTACGATAGCATCATCTACCAGACCACGCACTCCTATTACACGCTTAATCTGAAGCAAACCAATAATCCGCCGCATTCCGGTACCGCAAAGCTGAATCCCACAGATTTCAATACCTTCGGCATTAGCTGGTATCCCGATAAAATTGTATTCCAGGTCAATGGCCAGGATACCTTCACTTATCCCAGGGTGGAAGGCGTGGACCCCTCCCAGTGGCCGTACGACCAGCCGTTCTATATCCTGATAGATCAGCAGCTGGGGGGCGATTGGGTAGGAAAAGTAGCTCCCGCCACCCTTCCGGTGCAGATGATCGTAGATTGGGTGAAAGTATACCAGTAA
- a CDS encoding DUF4382 domain-containing protein: MRNQIALTLAALATAVTFSSCSKNDSGNNSGSARMTVYLTDAPSPYDAVLVDVQDVQVNASADASASTGWQSLHLLRPGVYNLLNFRNGLDTVIASQDLPAGKISQIRLVLGSNNSVVIGGTSYPLQTPSAQQSGLKLNVDAQLVAGVEYRLWLDFDANRSVVVTGNNKYILKPVIRTFTQANGGSIKGMVFPAASVKGIFAIQGTDTVASALPDVTTGAFLMAGLNPGAYNVAIAGNGILKDTVVANVNVTVGQASSIGSITLH; the protein is encoded by the coding sequence ATGAGAAATCAGATCGCACTAACGTTAGCTGCCCTGGCTACAGCTGTCACATTTTCATCTTGCTCAAAAAATGACTCAGGGAACAACAGTGGAAGTGCACGCATGACCGTTTACCTTACTGATGCTCCTTCTCCTTACGATGCTGTACTAGTGGATGTTCAGGATGTACAGGTAAATGCTTCGGCTGATGCCTCTGCCAGCACCGGCTGGCAATCGCTTCATCTGTTACGCCCCGGGGTGTACAACCTCCTTAATTTCCGGAACGGCCTCGATACGGTTATCGCATCCCAGGATCTGCCAGCCGGCAAGATCTCCCAGATACGTCTGGTATTGGGTAGCAATAACAGCGTAGTCATAGGAGGAACCTCTTATCCGCTGCAAACGCCATCTGCACAGCAATCAGGACTTAAACTGAATGTAGATGCCCAACTGGTTGCCGGCGTAGAATACCGCCTCTGGCTCGATTTCGATGCCAACCGCTCCGTGGTGGTAACAGGTAACAATAAGTATATACTCAAACCGGTGATCCGTACTTTTACACAGGCAAACGGCGGTTCTATCAAAGGAATGGTATTTCCTGCCGCGTCAGTGAAAGGCATCTTTGCCATCCAGGGTACCGATACTGTTGCTTCAGCACTTCCTGATGTAACTACCGGAGCTTTCCTGATGGCCGGACTTAACCCCGGAGCTTATAACGTTGCTATTGCCGGAAACGGAATACTGAAAGATACCGTGGTAGCCAATGTGAATGTAACTGTAGGACAGGCTTCCAGCATTGGCAGCATTACCCTGCACTAA
- a CDS encoding DUF3592 domain-containing protein produces the protein MENTIFISLLQTFANIRFDGLFFMLIGLTQLVFIYFYILAKHKRIRQHGVETTGTVSGHTTSGNIRYPLVKFQTADAAWVTEEYQYGTNFSRYKPDENVTVIYNRNNPKEFLIKSDYLPKILTVIFILLALSFFAIGLYTTIK, from the coding sequence ATGGAAAACACTATATTTATATCACTACTTCAGACGTTTGCCAATATCAGATTTGATGGACTGTTTTTCATGCTGATAGGCCTGACCCAGCTGGTCTTTATTTACTTTTACATACTGGCGAAGCATAAACGTATCCGGCAACACGGCGTTGAAACCACCGGCACGGTGTCGGGGCATACTACTTCCGGGAATATCCGTTACCCGCTCGTAAAATTTCAAACGGCCGATGCCGCCTGGGTTACAGAAGAATACCAGTATGGCACCAATTTCTCCCGGTACAAACCAGACGAAAATGTTACGGTGATCTATAACCGGAATAACCCAAAGGAGTTTCTTATTAAATCCGATTATCTCCCGAAAATACTGACGGTGATATTTATCCTGCTTGCACTGTCTTTTTTCGCGATAGGGTTGTACACCACGATAAAATAA